From a region of the Corallococcus coralloides DSM 2259 genome:
- a CDS encoding HEAT repeat domain-containing protein — MANLSIGNIEKVRALAANARLLIVGGTRAAAASRLTAYDPATNKVLWTSPLPAHVLGVALSGEQFAAAGADGTVRFGSLTDGTVKFQLHNAHPGGCTAVAASPDGKVLYTAGADGFVRAWDWDSTKKLKEWSASSQPLRAVAVDPTHTYVACAGDDSVVRSFTVATGARRDMPGHEGAVRALAFTPRDGRLVSAGDDGKLRIGYLVGAVEFEVRGDKDSGHAGSVLGLVFPPTPQAEAGQDPAERIASVGSDGKLKVWRLDERRKPRTFELGSKALNAVAFAPPANPRQAKQLLGYLFVAGEDRGVTRITLGTDGKPTDETTAYGHGFDVFNDALKAALPRREAAVKEAVALLEPEALDFVLGVLSSDKDIAARRLAATELGNHGRTAARPKLRDRLNDDDKTVRAAALDALVKLETESPLAAPRAALDSRFVDTRVQGLRLLAKQGSVSPLVPGLIASKLPDTNAEVGTAALDALTTVSPKGSTEPLKLAFERGPAALKVEVLLRASVAGLLGDPRLQPLVARALDDADRDVRRVAFAVRVLERRALAATLEAKDEEFARTVREVTRMLTLQAKRAAGDTEAKFNTDAELAASREQLFGKTPAGTALTEADLEPLLAAMACRMPDTAVRGARVLAQLGDGRALGALLQLSREDDAAIRRETATALQALQDPRARERLVWMLDDADGDVRAAALSAVVALDAEAPLSAAEAALRSGHEDVRVRGLDRLVKLGAKAEGAEGLLGDALEDESAKVRGEAFRTLWAWNDQEPVKALDRALAGRFPDLRTRAVEVLAQKGTDDWALERLKKSVEDRDAGVATAAYEAWVKLAGKEKAEPHLAALNTTHPALREKAAKASVHAPAEAMRSALLKRVQDEHLDVAFAALEALDKLIPNENGPLLAGIAASALPVRVRASELLAPRGAEDIIEPMRGLITDKDLERMYPPAFLVPLRIRASRALATLGSRRLLGFYATTLLPHEVTDLQEQGARGLATASRRGDEGALLDALGHSLVAARSWAADGLARLGDVRALPVLTGNLRHEHLPIRLGAILAFAALGHEGDGGLLHGLEDSAREVQEMVFAIVLARDLRASREGGPPDLLTSALSSGRPEVRYAAARALELRTEPEAYRAHLVEVLLPPRPEKAGDMKDWPAEEERAKRVIGLAEALSSGQPEQRYAAAQVLLLRNKPLDYFREAQKVARPSSLQAPWKPETAEGAAHVIQPSTPEKQGTASATGKSWLRRLFSAVKPAEGTSTGTPKDATQAERQHLRRLAFGAYVGLLRQVTAGDEEGHRVRRDAVDRVVKLTQEGYAGTSAAVAALLRALEDPHQLVRRAALAGLKELYPAGSDEPLALALASLSPDVARAALEELAERGDKARPRVAAALNSPLPEVRKSAFELLEKLSPPGSLDPLLAALGSEHADLRVGVIERLAGANDPRVTEALGRAMGSEHEDLRLRAAELLAFRGDDRAVEVLGTFLRSETSAVARRAQEALARLGTSAAVAALAARLTVATEIPERTRLVAALGRTHRADALDVLARQSVEDEAPSVRLACVTAAMQLTWPPEQEKLKEHERELKKRDAALAVRFLRVAVKSQDPEVRKAAARELEHGKSEGQDALLVQLFNDRDVTVRAAAVEHYSKRVVEEGAAVEPLEEILRAGARELMLPAAEGVAHQRRASALRPLLLYARAGEPHERGRALLALGTLGDVRALSELETVAGGGTPDAPAEEDMVFAAIEALGRLANRMPDGEDRRRIEEKVEAAATDGAAFQRQEAGVRGLRALGGERARVKLEALLADGETDDDVRRTVAEELGKFGDPAAEAALAAALNEEDDDLRAAARKALDVLFPKERTRVEFLAVQSEHEDISEPAATYLASEGDPALLVPRLATLDNVELRLRLRRGLARRGAMPVPEVIALFGHDKPEAREEAARLVGTWTGDAREAGAVDTAGLTRALVAAERRTATAWTTAQPPKKEPLAAAWERMLWAGSRLGAKELVATSAEILRKGEAQAPAAVRQEAARVLGRLKATSEAQALRTALGDPDAAVRAAAASVLAALVPEQSSAWALEVKPFDPVALGPTGAKVAPSALTASEGRRLAVPALLAKKDLEPLKSVAADPKAEVKQDAWAALGRLGGDEAAALLKTAAFDKSQSVELRKAAYRAHKRARRAAERARKEGQPS, encoded by the coding sequence ATGGCCAACCTCTCCATCGGCAACATCGAGAAGGTCCGTGCGCTGGCGGCCAATGCGCGCCTGCTCATCGTGGGCGGCACGCGCGCCGCCGCCGCCAGCCGCCTCACTGCGTACGATCCGGCAACCAACAAGGTCCTGTGGACTTCGCCCCTGCCCGCGCACGTGCTGGGCGTGGCGTTGTCCGGCGAGCAGTTCGCCGCGGCGGGCGCGGACGGCACCGTGCGCTTCGGGTCGCTCACCGACGGCACCGTGAAGTTCCAGCTCCACAACGCGCACCCCGGAGGCTGCACCGCGGTGGCGGCGAGCCCCGACGGCAAGGTGCTCTACACGGCCGGCGCGGACGGCTTCGTGCGCGCGTGGGACTGGGACAGCACGAAGAAGCTGAAGGAGTGGAGCGCGTCCTCGCAGCCGCTGCGCGCGGTGGCGGTGGACCCCACGCACACGTACGTGGCCTGCGCGGGCGATGACAGCGTGGTGCGCTCGTTCACGGTGGCGACGGGTGCGCGCCGGGACATGCCGGGCCACGAGGGCGCGGTGCGGGCGCTGGCCTTCACCCCGCGCGACGGGCGGCTCGTCTCCGCGGGTGACGACGGCAAGCTGCGCATCGGCTACCTGGTCGGCGCGGTGGAGTTCGAGGTTCGCGGCGACAAGGACAGCGGCCACGCGGGCTCCGTGCTGGGGCTGGTGTTCCCGCCCACGCCGCAGGCGGAAGCGGGCCAGGACCCTGCGGAGCGCATCGCGTCCGTGGGCAGCGACGGCAAGCTGAAGGTCTGGCGCCTGGATGAGCGCCGCAAGCCGCGCACCTTCGAGCTGGGCAGCAAGGCCCTGAACGCGGTGGCCTTCGCGCCGCCGGCGAACCCGCGTCAGGCGAAGCAGCTGCTGGGCTACCTCTTCGTGGCCGGCGAGGACCGCGGCGTCACCCGCATCACGCTGGGCACGGACGGCAAGCCCACGGACGAGACGACGGCGTACGGCCACGGCTTCGACGTCTTCAACGATGCGCTGAAGGCCGCCCTCCCCCGCCGCGAGGCCGCGGTGAAGGAGGCGGTGGCCCTGCTGGAGCCGGAGGCGCTGGACTTCGTCCTGGGCGTGCTGTCCTCGGACAAGGACATCGCGGCGCGCCGGCTGGCGGCCACGGAGCTGGGCAACCACGGCCGCACCGCCGCGCGCCCGAAGCTGCGCGACCGCCTCAACGACGACGACAAGACGGTGCGCGCCGCGGCGCTGGACGCGCTGGTGAAGCTGGAGACGGAGTCGCCTCTGGCGGCTCCCCGCGCGGCGCTGGACTCGCGCTTCGTGGACACGCGCGTGCAGGGCCTGCGCCTCTTGGCGAAGCAGGGCAGCGTGTCGCCGCTGGTGCCGGGCCTCATCGCCAGCAAGCTGCCGGACACGAACGCGGAGGTGGGCACCGCCGCGCTGGACGCGCTCACCACCGTGTCGCCCAAGGGCAGCACGGAGCCGCTGAAGCTCGCCTTCGAGCGCGGCCCCGCGGCCCTCAAGGTGGAGGTGCTGCTGCGCGCATCCGTGGCGGGCCTGCTGGGCGACCCGCGCCTGCAGCCGCTGGTGGCGCGCGCGCTGGACGACGCGGACCGGGACGTGCGCCGAGTGGCCTTCGCGGTGCGCGTGCTGGAGCGCCGCGCGCTGGCCGCCACGCTGGAGGCGAAGGACGAGGAGTTCGCGCGCACGGTGCGGGAAGTGACCCGCATGCTGACCCTCCAGGCGAAGCGCGCGGCCGGGGACACCGAGGCGAAGTTCAACACCGACGCGGAGCTGGCCGCCTCGCGCGAGCAGCTCTTCGGCAAGACGCCCGCAGGCACCGCGCTGACGGAGGCGGACCTGGAGCCGCTGCTCGCCGCCATGGCGTGCCGCATGCCGGACACGGCCGTGCGTGGCGCGCGCGTGCTGGCGCAGCTGGGGGACGGCCGCGCCCTGGGCGCCCTGCTCCAGCTGTCGCGCGAGGACGACGCCGCCATCCGCCGTGAGACGGCCACCGCGCTCCAGGCGTTGCAGGATCCGCGCGCCCGCGAGCGGCTGGTGTGGATGCTGGACGACGCGGATGGAGACGTGCGCGCGGCGGCGCTGTCGGCCGTGGTGGCGCTGGACGCGGAAGCGCCGCTGTCCGCCGCGGAGGCCGCGCTGCGCTCCGGTCACGAGGACGTGCGCGTGCGCGGCCTGGACCGGCTGGTGAAGCTGGGCGCCAAGGCGGAAGGCGCGGAAGGGCTGCTGGGCGACGCGCTGGAGGACGAGTCCGCCAAGGTGCGCGGCGAGGCCTTCCGCACGCTGTGGGCCTGGAACGACCAGGAGCCCGTGAAGGCGCTGGACCGCGCGCTGGCGGGCCGCTTCCCGGACCTGCGCACCCGCGCCGTGGAAGTGCTCGCGCAGAAGGGCACCGACGACTGGGCGCTGGAGCGGCTGAAGAAGTCCGTGGAGGACCGCGACGCGGGCGTGGCCACCGCCGCCTACGAGGCGTGGGTGAAGCTGGCCGGCAAGGAGAAGGCGGAGCCGCACCTGGCCGCGCTCAACACCACGCACCCGGCCCTGCGCGAGAAGGCCGCCAAGGCCTCCGTGCACGCCCCGGCGGAAGCCATGCGCTCCGCGCTCCTCAAGCGCGTGCAGGACGAGCACCTGGACGTGGCTTTCGCGGCGCTGGAGGCGCTGGACAAGCTCATCCCGAACGAGAACGGGCCGCTGCTCGCGGGCATCGCGGCGTCGGCGCTGCCGGTGCGCGTGCGGGCCTCGGAGCTGCTCGCCCCGCGCGGCGCGGAGGACATCATCGAGCCCATGCGCGGGCTCATCACGGACAAGGACCTGGAGCGGATGTACCCGCCCGCCTTCCTCGTCCCGCTGCGCATCCGCGCGTCGCGAGCGCTGGCCACGCTGGGCTCGCGGCGCCTGCTGGGCTTCTACGCCACCACGCTCCTGCCCCACGAGGTGACGGACCTCCAGGAGCAGGGCGCGCGAGGCCTCGCGACGGCCAGCCGCCGGGGTGACGAGGGCGCGCTGCTGGATGCGCTGGGCCACTCCCTGGTGGCGGCGCGTTCCTGGGCGGCGGACGGTCTGGCCCGCCTGGGTGATGTGCGCGCGCTGCCGGTGCTCACCGGAAACCTGCGCCACGAGCACCTGCCCATCCGGCTGGGCGCAATCCTCGCGTTCGCGGCCCTGGGCCACGAGGGCGACGGCGGCCTGCTGCACGGTCTGGAGGACTCCGCGCGCGAGGTGCAGGAGATGGTGTTCGCCATCGTGCTCGCGCGCGACCTGCGCGCCAGCCGCGAGGGTGGACCGCCGGACCTGCTGACGAGCGCGCTGTCCAGCGGCCGTCCGGAGGTGCGCTACGCCGCGGCCCGCGCGCTGGAGCTGCGCACGGAGCCGGAGGCCTACCGCGCGCACCTGGTGGAGGTGCTGCTGCCGCCGCGTCCGGAGAAGGCCGGCGACATGAAGGACTGGCCCGCGGAGGAAGAGCGGGCGAAGCGCGTGATTGGCCTCGCGGAGGCGCTCTCCAGCGGTCAGCCGGAGCAGCGCTATGCGGCGGCGCAGGTGCTGCTGCTGCGCAACAAGCCGCTGGACTACTTCCGTGAAGCGCAGAAGGTCGCGCGGCCCAGCTCGCTCCAGGCCCCCTGGAAGCCGGAGACGGCCGAGGGCGCCGCGCACGTCATCCAGCCCTCCACGCCGGAGAAGCAGGGCACGGCCTCCGCCACGGGCAAGAGCTGGCTGCGCCGCCTCTTCTCCGCGGTGAAGCCGGCGGAAGGCACGAGCACCGGGACGCCGAAGGACGCGACGCAGGCGGAGCGTCAGCACCTGCGCCGCCTCGCCTTCGGCGCCTACGTGGGCCTGCTGCGTCAGGTGACCGCGGGTGACGAGGAAGGCCACCGCGTCCGCCGTGACGCCGTGGACCGCGTGGTGAAGCTCACGCAGGAAGGCTACGCGGGCACGTCCGCCGCGGTGGCCGCCCTGCTGCGCGCGCTGGAGGATCCGCACCAGCTCGTGCGCCGGGCCGCGCTCGCGGGCCTCAAGGAGCTGTACCCCGCCGGCAGCGACGAGCCGCTGGCGCTGGCCCTGGCCTCGCTGTCGCCGGACGTCGCGCGCGCCGCGCTGGAGGAACTGGCGGAGCGCGGTGACAAGGCCCGTCCGCGAGTGGCCGCGGCGCTCAACTCGCCGCTGCCGGAAGTGCGCAAGTCCGCCTTCGAGCTGCTGGAGAAGCTGAGCCCGCCGGGCAGCCTGGATCCGCTGCTGGCCGCGCTGGGCAGCGAGCACGCGGACCTGCGCGTGGGCGTGATTGAGCGGCTCGCGGGAGCCAACGACCCGCGCGTCACGGAGGCCCTGGGCCGCGCGATGGGCAGCGAGCACGAGGACCTGCGGCTGCGCGCCGCGGAGCTGCTCGCGTTCCGGGGTGACGACCGGGCGGTGGAGGTGCTGGGCACCTTCCTGCGTTCGGAGACGTCCGCTGTGGCCCGCCGCGCACAGGAGGCCCTGGCGCGACTGGGGACCTCCGCCGCCGTGGCCGCGCTCGCCGCGCGCCTGACGGTGGCCACGGAGATTCCGGAGCGCACCCGGCTGGTGGCCGCGCTGGGCCGCACCCACCGCGCGGACGCGCTGGACGTGCTCGCGCGCCAGAGCGTGGAGGACGAAGCCCCGTCCGTGCGCCTCGCCTGCGTGACGGCGGCGATGCAGCTCACCTGGCCGCCGGAGCAGGAGAAGCTGAAGGAGCACGAGCGCGAGCTGAAGAAGCGCGACGCGGCGCTCGCGGTGCGCTTCCTGCGCGTGGCGGTGAAGAGCCAGGACCCGGAGGTCCGCAAGGCCGCCGCCCGCGAACTGGAGCACGGCAAGAGCGAGGGCCAGGACGCGCTGCTCGTCCAGCTCTTCAACGACCGCGACGTCACCGTGCGCGCGGCGGCCGTGGAGCACTACTCGAAGCGCGTGGTGGAAGAGGGCGCGGCGGTGGAGCCGCTGGAGGAGATCCTCCGCGCCGGAGCCCGCGAGCTGATGCTGCCCGCGGCGGAAGGCGTCGCGCACCAGCGCCGCGCCAGCGCCCTGCGGCCCCTGCTCCTGTACGCGCGCGCCGGTGAGCCGCACGAGCGAGGCCGGGCCCTGCTCGCCCTGGGCACGCTCGGCGACGTGCGCGCCCTCTCCGAGCTGGAGACGGTGGCCGGCGGAGGCACGCCGGATGCCCCGGCGGAAGAGGACATGGTGTTCGCCGCCATCGAGGCGCTCGGCCGGCTCGCGAACCGGATGCCGGATGGCGAAGACCGCCGCCGCATCGAGGAGAAGGTGGAAGCCGCCGCCACGGACGGCGCCGCCTTCCAGCGCCAGGAAGCCGGCGTGCGCGGCCTGCGCGCCCTGGGCGGAGAGCGTGCCCGGGTGAAGCTGGAGGCGCTGCTCGCCGACGGTGAGACGGACGACGACGTGCGCCGCACGGTCGCGGAGGAGCTCGGCAAGTTCGGAGATCCGGCCGCCGAGGCCGCCCTCGCCGCCGCGCTGAACGAGGAGGACGACGACCTTCGCGCCGCCGCGCGCAAGGCGCTGGACGTCCTCTTCCCCAAGGAGCGTACGCGGGTGGAGTTCCTCGCCGTGCAGAGCGAGCACGAGGACATCTCCGAGCCCGCCGCCACGTACCTCGCGAGCGAAGGCGACCCCGCCCTGCTCGTGCCCCGCCTGGCCACACTGGACAACGTGGAACTGCGCCTCCGTCTGCGTCGCGGCCTCGCCCGCCGTGGCGCGATGCCGGTGCCGGAGGTCATCGCCCTGTTCGGCCACGACAAGCCGGAAGCGCGCGAAGAGGCCGCGCGGCTCGTGGGCACCTGGACGGGTGACGCGCGCGAAGCCGGCGCCGTGGACACGGCCGGCCTGACCCGCGCGCTGGTGGCCGCGGAACGGCGCACCGCCACCGCGTGGACCACCGCGCAGCCTCCGAAGAAGGAGCCGCTGGCCGCCGCCTGGGAGCGCATGCTCTGGGCGGGTTCACGGCTGGGCGCGAAGGAGCTGGTGGCGACGTCCGCCGAAATCCTCCGCAAGGGTGAGGCCCAGGCCCCCGCCGCCGTGCGCCAGGAAGCGGCGCGCGTGCTGGGACGGCTGAAGGCCACGAGCGAGGCGCAGGCCCTGCGCACCGCGCTCGGTGACCCGGACGCCGCCGTGCGCGCCGCCGCCGCCTCGGTGCTGGCCGCGCTGGTGCCGGAGCAGTCCTCGGCCTGGGCGCTGGAGGTGAAGCCCTTCGACCCGGTGGCCCTGGGCCCCACGGGCGCGAAGGTGGCCCCGTCCGCGCTCACGGCCAGCGAAGGCCGCCGGCTCGCGGTCCCCGCGCTGCTGGCGAAGAAGGACCTGGAGCCGCTCAAGTCCGTGGCCGCCGACCCGAAGGCGGAGGTGAAGCAGGACGCCTGGGCCGCGCTGGGACGCCTGGGCGGAGACGAGGCCGCGGCGCTGCTGAAGACGGCCGCGTTCGACAAGTCGCAGTCGGTGGAGCTGCGCAAGGCGGCCTACCGCGCCCACAAACGTGCACGCCGGGCCGCTGAGCGCGCCCGGAAGGAAGGTCAACCGTCGTGA
- a CDS encoding TetR/AcrR family transcriptional regulator produces MSRPPRVTDLQIDEAARAVFLAQGPSAPLQDIAKRLGISQPALLHRVGTKEALMARALRPVPPTALALLEPGPRANASIEAQLLEALLHHRDFMRQRVPWLFVLHYSALGGARAMHLDTPPPVALREGLTKWLTRAKRAGRVDLAEPRVAAEALCGALEARCFNAHVGGATYAPGEDEAVLRQLIRVLMTPAEAPARKKPLKRTPR; encoded by the coding sequence ATGTCCCGTCCCCCACGCGTCACCGACCTGCAGATCGACGAAGCGGCCCGAGCCGTGTTCCTGGCGCAGGGTCCCTCCGCGCCGCTGCAGGACATCGCGAAGCGGTTGGGCATCTCGCAGCCGGCGCTGCTGCACCGGGTGGGCACCAAGGAAGCACTGATGGCCAGGGCCCTCCGTCCGGTGCCGCCCACCGCGCTGGCGCTGCTGGAGCCAGGGCCCAGGGCCAACGCGTCCATCGAGGCGCAGCTCCTGGAAGCGCTGCTGCACCACCGGGACTTCATGCGCCAGCGGGTGCCCTGGCTGTTCGTGCTGCACTACTCGGCGCTGGGCGGCGCCAGGGCCATGCACCTGGACACACCTCCCCCTGTCGCGCTGCGAGAGGGACTGACGAAGTGGCTCACCCGGGCGAAGCGAGCCGGAAGGGTGGACCTGGCCGAGCCCAGGGTCGCGGCGGAAGCCCTCTGTGGAGCGCTGGAGGCCCGCTGCTTCAACGCCCACGTGGGCGGAGCCACCTACGCCCCCGGCGAGGACGAAGCCGTCCTGCGCCAGCTCATCCGGGTGCTGATGACACCAGCGGAAGCACCCGCCCGAAAGAAGCCGTTGAAGAGGACCCCGAGATGA
- a CDS encoding reverse transcriptase family protein codes for MTAKLESFVPAAPPQAAPEVTPAASPNTVAKREAAKAAHDALITRWKAITEAGGADEWVHAQLVAKGALADEVDFSSLKEKEKTAWKEKKKAEAVERRALERQAHEAWKATHVNHLGVGIHWNEAGLPDKFDLEHREERARQNGLPTLNNAEDLAKALGLSVSKLRGFAFHRDVDTGSHYVTWSIPKRTGGERTITSPKPELKQAQRWVLSNVVERLPVHGAAHGFVAGRSILTNALAHQGADVLVKVDLKDFFPSVNWRRVKGLLRKGGLPENTSTLLALMSTEAPRERMSFRGKTLHVAKGPRALPQGAPTSPGITNALCLRLDKRLSALSRKLGFTYTRYADDLTFSWTKAKAPKARRAQGAPVAVLLARVKDVVEAEGFTVHPDKTRVARRGSRQRVTGLVINEAKEGTPAARVPRDVVRRLRAAIHNRLQGKPGREGESLEQLKGMAAFIHMTDPEKGRMYLDQLAKLEAAQA; via the coding sequence ATGACCGCCAAGCTGGAGTCGTTCGTCCCCGCCGCCCCGCCGCAGGCTGCTCCTGAAGTCACGCCCGCTGCCTCCCCCAACACCGTCGCGAAGCGCGAGGCCGCCAAGGCCGCGCACGACGCCCTCATCACGCGCTGGAAGGCCATCACCGAGGCCGGCGGCGCGGACGAATGGGTGCACGCCCAGCTCGTGGCGAAGGGCGCGCTCGCGGACGAGGTGGACTTCTCCTCGTTGAAGGAGAAGGAGAAGACGGCCTGGAAGGAGAAGAAGAAGGCCGAAGCGGTGGAGCGCCGCGCGCTGGAGCGCCAGGCCCACGAAGCGTGGAAGGCCACGCACGTGAACCACCTGGGCGTGGGCATCCACTGGAACGAAGCCGGCCTGCCGGACAAGTTCGACCTGGAGCACCGCGAGGAGCGCGCGCGCCAGAACGGCCTGCCCACGCTGAACAACGCGGAGGACCTGGCCAAGGCGCTGGGCCTGAGCGTGTCCAAGCTGCGCGGCTTCGCGTTCCACCGCGACGTGGACACGGGCTCCCACTACGTGACGTGGAGCATCCCCAAGCGCACGGGCGGCGAGCGCACCATCACCTCGCCCAAGCCGGAGCTGAAGCAAGCGCAGCGCTGGGTGCTCTCCAACGTCGTGGAGCGGCTGCCGGTGCACGGCGCGGCGCACGGCTTCGTGGCGGGGCGCTCCATCCTCACCAACGCGCTGGCACACCAGGGCGCGGACGTGCTGGTGAAGGTGGACCTGAAGGACTTCTTCCCCTCGGTGAACTGGCGCCGGGTGAAGGGCCTCTTGCGCAAGGGCGGCCTGCCGGAGAACACCTCCACGCTGCTGGCGCTGATGTCCACGGAAGCGCCGCGTGAGCGCATGTCCTTCCGGGGCAAGACGCTGCACGTGGCGAAGGGACCGCGAGCCCTCCCGCAGGGAGCGCCCACCTCACCGGGCATCACCAACGCGCTGTGCCTGCGCCTGGACAAGCGGCTGTCGGCGCTGTCGCGCAAGCTGGGCTTCACATACACGCGCTACGCGGACGACCTGACCTTCTCCTGGACGAAGGCGAAGGCGCCCAAGGCCCGCCGCGCGCAGGGAGCGCCGGTGGCGGTGCTGCTCGCGCGGGTGAAGGACGTGGTGGAGGCGGAAGGCTTCACGGTCCACCCGGACAAGACGCGGGTCGCCCGCAGGGGCAGCCGTCAGCGCGTCACGGGACTCGTGATCAACGAGGCCAAGGAAGGCACGCCCGCCGCCCGAGTCCCCCGCGACGTGGTGCGCCGCCTGCGCGCGGCCATCCACAACCGCCTGCAGGGCAAGCCGGGCCGCGAAGGCGAGTCGCTCGAGCAGCTCAAGGGCATGGCGGCGTTCATCCACATGACGGACCCGGAGAAGGGCCGCATGTACCTGGATCAGCTCGCGAAGCTCGAAGCCGCCCAGGCATAG
- a CDS encoding alpha/beta hydrolase: protein MKRIRWGRVLGVLVLPWVLVALALGGRAAWRSEQYFHYPKPAAVLPADFGSAREVTLRTDDGMELRGWYVPSRNKAAWVLAHGLSQTRMDLLPEARVLRDAGYGVLLFDLRAHGQSGGETSTWGDKERQDVRAALAYVRAQPEVDPARVGALGFSIGSAAVAEVAAKDPQVAAVVLLSPFNTLWLAAAYDFRRFGVVTQTGALVPFWRRGIALDEVRTLDAVDHIKPRPLFIVAGTEESGQPLLDELFAHVAPYAQTWRIPGASHGNFAATAPTEYPRRLREFADSALKPVTGETPSVEKPVVPAVEKKAPAKKPSRRTKAGAR from the coding sequence TTGAAACGGATTCGGTGGGGGCGGGTGCTGGGCGTGCTGGTGTTGCCGTGGGTGCTGGTGGCGCTGGCGTTGGGTGGCCGCGCGGCGTGGCGCTCCGAGCAGTACTTCCACTATCCGAAGCCGGCCGCGGTGCTGCCCGCGGACTTCGGCTCCGCGCGCGAGGTGACGCTGCGCACGGATGATGGGATGGAGCTGCGCGGCTGGTACGTGCCGTCCCGGAACAAGGCGGCATGGGTGCTGGCGCATGGCCTGTCACAGACCCGCATGGATCTGCTGCCGGAGGCCCGCGTGCTGCGCGACGCGGGGTACGGCGTGCTGCTGTTCGACCTGCGCGCGCATGGGCAGAGCGGGGGCGAGACGTCCACCTGGGGCGACAAGGAGCGCCAGGATGTGCGCGCGGCGCTGGCGTACGTGCGGGCTCAGCCGGAGGTGGACCCTGCTCGCGTGGGGGCGCTGGGGTTCTCCATTGGCTCCGCGGCGGTGGCGGAGGTGGCGGCGAAGGACCCTCAGGTCGCGGCGGTGGTGCTGCTGTCCCCGTTCAACACGCTGTGGCTGGCGGCGGCGTATGACTTCCGCCGCTTCGGTGTGGTGACACAGACGGGGGCGCTGGTGCCGTTCTGGCGGCGGGGGATTGCCTTGGACGAGGTGAGGACCCTCGACGCGGTGGACCACATCAAGCCCCGGCCCCTGTTCATCGTCGCGGGGACGGAGGAGTCCGGGCAGCCGCTGCTGGACGAGCTGTTCGCGCACGTCGCGCCGTATGCGCAGACATGGCGCATCCCCGGCGCTTCGCATGGCAACTTCGCCGCGACCGCGCCCACGGAGTATCCGCGCCGGCTGCGGGAGTTCGCGGACTCGGCGTTGAAGCCCGTGACGGGTGAGACTCCCTCGGTGGAGAAGCCCGTGGTTCCGGCCGTGGAGAAGAAGGCTCCGGCGAAGAAGCCTTCCCGGCGGACGAAGGCGGGGGCCCGCTAG
- a CDS encoding GMC oxidoreductase: MTTSKTVYDAVVVGSGACGGWAAKQLTEAGLRVLVLEAGRGANADRALHLMHRVKQKLGYRIESDASRKSRQSIQATSFAWPFHPHAFVDDVDNPYTTPADAPFAWIRARQVGGRTSVKAHGRQFYRLSDFNFHAGSLDGLSPDWPLSHADLAPSYEIVERWMGLRGNSDGVDTLPDSVFAGPAPLSPGEVRLREKVKARWPDRHVVARRTANAPVTLPAALKTGRLTLRSHAIASHILHDPNTGRVTGVSFIDANSGTSEEVRAKVVVVAAGTIESTRLLLHSRNRAFPDGLANSSGLVGKHLMDHMYLRGIEARMNLPAHLHQKEHGWAYIPQFRNVTERHPDFARGYGVQVFTFDDQMHMVPFGEMVPRAENRVTLSDTVKDRWGIPAAHIECRHSANDLKMTEDAVTSCLEMLEESGCTVEKVNKQLSEPGMAIHEVGTARMGKDPKTSVLNPFNQSWDVPNLYVTDGSCFPSQGPQNPTLTMMALTVRACAHLVGELKAGRI, from the coding sequence ATGACGACGTCGAAGACGGTCTACGACGCAGTGGTGGTGGGTTCGGGAGCTTGCGGTGGATGGGCGGCCAAGCAGCTGACGGAGGCCGGGCTCCGGGTGCTGGTGTTGGAGGCGGGCCGCGGCGCGAACGCGGACCGGGCGCTCCACCTGATGCACCGCGTGAAGCAGAAGCTGGGCTACCGCATCGAGTCGGACGCATCCCGCAAGTCGCGCCAGTCCATCCAGGCCACGAGCTTCGCCTGGCCGTTCCATCCGCACGCGTTCGTGGATGACGTGGACAATCCCTACACCACGCCAGCCGACGCGCCGTTCGCCTGGATCCGCGCGAGGCAGGTAGGCGGGCGAACCAGCGTGAAGGCTCACGGCCGCCAGTTCTACCGGCTGTCTGACTTCAACTTCCACGCGGGCAGCCTGGACGGGTTGAGCCCGGACTGGCCGCTGTCGCACGCGGACCTGGCGCCGTCCTACGAAATCGTGGAGCGGTGGATGGGCCTGCGAGGCAACTCGGACGGCGTGGACACGCTGCCGGACTCCGTCTTCGCCGGCCCCGCGCCGCTGTCGCCGGGAGAGGTCCGCCTGCGTGAGAAGGTGAAGGCCCGCTGGCCCGACCGCCACGTCGTGGCCCGGCGGACCGCGAACGCGCCGGTGACGCTGCCGGCGGCGCTGAAGACGGGGCGGCTGACGCTGCGCTCGCACGCCATCGCCAGCCACATCCTGCACGACCCGAACACCGGCCGCGTGACGGGGGTGTCCTTCATCGACGCGAACTCCGGTACGTCCGAGGAGGTGCGCGCGAAGGTGGTGGTGGTGGCAGCGGGCACCATTGAATCCACGCGGTTGCTGTTGCACTCGCGCAACCGGGCGTTCCCGGACGGTCTTGCGAACAGCTCCGGGCTCGTGGGCAAGCACCTGATGGACCACATGTACCTGCGAGGCATCGAGGCGCGGATGAACCTGCCCGCGCACCTCCACCAGAAGGAGCACGGCTGGGCGTACATCCCCCAGTTCCGCAACGTCACCGAGCGCCACCCGGACTTCGCCCGAGGCTACGGCGTGCAGGTCTTCACCTTCGATGACCAGATGCACATGGTGCCCTTCGGGGAGATGGTCCCGCGCGCGGAGAACCGCGTGACGTTGAGCGACACGGTGAAGGACCGCTGGGGCATTCCGGCGGCGCACATCGAGTGCCGGCACTCGGCCAACGACCTGAAGATGACGGAGGACGCGGTCACCTCCTGTCTGGAGATGCTGGAGGAGTCGGGCTGCACGGTGGAGAAGGTCAACAAGCAGCTCTCCGAGCCGGGCATGGCCATCCACGAGGTGGGCACCGCGCGCATGGGCAAGGACCCGAAGACGTCCGTGCTCAACCCCTTCAACCAGAGCTGGGATGTCCCCAACCTCTACGTCACGGACGGCTCCTGCTTCCCCTCGCAGGGCCCGCAGAACCCCACCCTGACGATGATGGCCCTCACCGTCCGCGCCTGCGCCCACCTGGTGGGCGAGCTCAAGGCCGGCCGCATCTGA